The Lacrimispora xylanolytica genome has a segment encoding these proteins:
- a CDS encoding 3-oxoacid CoA-transferase subunit B, with protein sequence MDKREFIAKRVAKELKDGDVVNLGIGMPTMVANYIPEDVHIMLEAENGILGVGPNAGEGNESPNCIDAGGNYVTTVKGASFFDSSFSFSIIRGGHVDVTVLGALEVDSEGNVANWMIPGKKVPGMGGAMDLVVGAKKVILAMEHVNKNGSPKILRKCRLPLTAAHVAKTIVTDMAVIDVIPDEGLVLKEIAPGISVEDVKNQTEAPLIISPSLKVIEV encoded by the coding sequence ATGGATAAGAGAGAATTTATTGCGAAACGAGTTGCAAAGGAATTAAAAGATGGTGATGTCGTCAACCTTGGGATAGGAATGCCTACCATGGTGGCAAATTACATACCGGAAGATGTTCATATCATGCTGGAAGCGGAAAATGGAATCCTTGGCGTTGGACCAAATGCCGGAGAGGGGAATGAGAGCCCTAACTGTATCGATGCAGGTGGAAATTACGTGACCACGGTAAAGGGGGCCAGCTTCTTTGACAGCTCGTTCTCCTTTAGCATCATACGGGGAGGCCACGTGGATGTTACGGTGTTAGGAGCACTGGAGGTTGATTCAGAAGGAAATGTTGCCAACTGGATGATTCCAGGCAAAAAGGTACCGGGAATGGGCGGAGCCATGGATCTGGTGGTAGGCGCCAAAAAAGTCATTCTGGCTATGGAGCACGTCAATAAGAACGGATCACCGAAGATACTTCGTAAATGCAGACTTCCTCTCACTGCAGCTCATGTGGCTAAGACCATTGTGACAGATATGGCAGTTATTGATGTTATACCAGATGAAGGTCTGGTGTTAAAGGAAATTGCTCCTGGTATTTCTGTAGAAGATGTAAAAAATCAGACAGAAGCTCCTTTGATCATTTCTCCCAGTCTAAAAGTCATTGAAGTTTAA
- a CDS encoding cyclic lactone autoinducer peptide, which translates to MKDELKKLSLKLASKVILNSAKTEANSSCFFIGYQPKLPENAKKLRKF; encoded by the coding sequence ATGAAGGATGAGTTAAAGAAATTGTCACTCAAACTGGCATCAAAAGTAATCTTAAATTCTGCAAAAACAGAAGCAAACAGTTCCTGTTTTTTCATTGGCTACCAGCCAAAACTACCTGAAAATGCAAAGAAACTAAGAAAATTTTAA
- a CDS encoding accessory gene regulator ArgB-like protein has product MIPWEIWFTKKLVFHQIISEEDGELYKFGMECLILKIAHCISYLWIAICFHLVPELILIGCVFIPLRRSAGGYHAKTKTGCYLFSCCYISIILLLSQMEINQFLLWGLLALCDGIIFFLSPADNENKRLDEVEKIYYRKKARIILILANTGCMIFTMIHYINIGGLIRWGIYAAAFLLVLQKIRNQKPSWEQLK; this is encoded by the coding sequence ATGATACCATGGGAAATATGGTTTACCAAAAAGCTGGTATTCCATCAGATTATTTCGGAGGAAGATGGAGAGCTTTATAAATTTGGAATGGAGTGTCTGATCTTAAAGATCGCTCATTGTATTTCATATTTATGGATTGCAATATGCTTTCATTTGGTCCCGGAGTTAATCCTGATTGGATGCGTATTCATACCATTAAGAAGAAGTGCAGGGGGATATCATGCAAAGACAAAAACAGGATGTTATCTGTTTTCCTGCTGTTACATTTCAATCATTCTTTTGTTATCTCAGATGGAAATCAATCAGTTCTTGTTGTGGGGATTATTGGCCTTATGCGACGGTATTATTTTTTTCTTAAGCCCGGCTGATAATGAGAATAAGAGACTGGATGAGGTAGAAAAGATATACTACAGGAAAAAAGCAAGAATTATCCTGATTCTGGCAAATACAGGCTGTATGATATTTACTATGATTCATTACATAAACATTGGAGGTCTCATCAGATGGGGAATCTATGCCGCTGCATTCTTACTGGTACTTCAAAAGATAAGAAATCAAAAACCCTCCTGGGAACAGCTTAAATGA
- a CDS encoding FprA family A-type flavoprotein yields MYCVKKINDDLFWVGGSDRRLALFENAYPIPRGISYNSYVLLDEKTVLFDTVDRAITGQFLENVEAVLDGRDLDYIIVNHMEPDHCATLGEIVRRYPDVKVVCNAKTVPIINQFYEFGVDSRAIIVKEGDTLSTGKHNFTFYLAPMVHWPEVMVTFDTTDKILFSADAFGTFGAMNGNLFADELNFERDWLDDSRRYYSNIVGKYGPSAMTLLKKVAPLDIQILCPLHGPVWRSDINWYVDKYLTWSSYEPEDKAVMIVYGSIYGNTENAANILASRLADRGVKNIVVYDVSVTHASILISEAFRCSHLVFASATYNSGIFSNMEHLLMDMKAHNVQNRTVALMENGTWGITAGKKMAEIISGMKNMTILDDMVTIKSSVKEDQLVDIAALADAIVKTL; encoded by the coding sequence ATGTATTGTGTAAAAAAAATCAACGACGATCTATTCTGGGTCGGGGGAAGTGACCGCCGTCTGGCTCTGTTCGAAAATGCTTACCCGATTCCAAGAGGGATTTCCTATAATTCTTATGTCCTGCTTGACGAAAAGACGGTTCTTTTTGATACCGTTGACCGTGCCATTACCGGACAATTTTTGGAAAATGTGGAAGCTGTGCTTGATGGAAGGGATCTGGATTATATTATTGTCAATCATATGGAGCCAGATCACTGTGCTACCTTAGGAGAGATTGTAAGAAGATATCCAGATGTAAAGGTCGTATGCAATGCAAAGACCGTTCCCATCATTAACCAGTTTTATGAATTCGGTGTTGATTCCAGAGCAATTATTGTAAAGGAAGGAGATACCTTAAGTACCGGTAAGCATAACTTTACCTTTTATCTGGCTCCCATGGTCCATTGGCCGGAGGTTATGGTTACTTTTGATACAACAGATAAGATCCTTTTTTCAGCCGATGCCTTCGGTACCTTTGGCGCGATGAACGGGAATTTATTTGCAGATGAATTGAATTTTGAGCGGGACTGGCTTGATGATTCCAGAAGATATTATTCCAATATCGTAGGCAAATACGGTCCGTCTGCCATGACGCTATTAAAGAAGGTAGCTCCACTTGACATTCAGATTCTCTGCCCGCTTCACGGTCCGGTATGGCGCTCTGACATCAACTGGTACGTGGATAAGTACTTGACCTGGAGCAGCTATGAGCCAGAGGATAAGGCCGTTATGATTGTTTATGGTTCCATTTACGGCAACACAGAGAATGCTGCTAATATCCTTGCAAGCCGTCTGGCAGACAGAGGCGTGAAGAACATTGTTGTTTATGACGTATCCGTCACACATGCCTCAATTCTCATTTCAGAAGCGTTCCGGTGCAGTCATCTGGTATTTGCCTCTGCCACCTATAACAGCGGTATTTTCAGCAACATGGAGCACCTTCTCATGGATATGAAGGCCCATAACGTGCAGAACCGTACCGTAGCTCTTATGGAGAATGGTACCTGGGGTATTACAGCAGGGAAAAAGATGGCTGAAATCATCTCCGGCATGAAAAATATGACCATTCTTGATGATATGGTCACCATCAAATCTTCCGTCAAAGAAGATCAGCTTGTGGACATCGCAGCTCTTGCTGATGCCATTGTAAAGACCTTATAA